Proteins encoded by one window of Sediminicoccus rosea:
- the nagZ gene encoding beta-N-acetylhexosaminidase: protein MKAAIIGVAGLRLTAEEATLLRRHRPLGAILFARNVADPAQLRALTAEIRDCLGREAPILVDQEGGRVARLKPPHWRAHPPAASFENGPAEAAQATAAAIGAECRAVGLDVVCAPVLDLRLPGMHQVIGDRAFSAEPAEVTRLAGAWIAGLRQGGTQPVIKHIPGHGRATLDSHEALPVVTASRAELAADFAPFRALGAPDLWGMTAHILYTALDEARCATLSPGVIAAVIRGEIGFEGFLLSDDLGMKALAGTLPELTLAALGAGCDAVLHCSGRFAETAAVLEACPPLTERALARLAASRGQSRAA, encoded by the coding sequence ATGAAGGCCGCCATCATCGGCGTCGCCGGCCTCCGCCTCACGGCGGAGGAGGCGACGCTGCTCCGCCGGCACCGCCCGCTCGGCGCCATCCTCTTCGCCCGCAACGTGGCCGATCCGGCGCAACTGCGCGCGCTGACCGCCGAAATCCGGGACTGCCTGGGGCGCGAGGCGCCGATCCTGGTGGACCAGGAGGGCGGGCGCGTCGCCCGCCTCAAGCCGCCCCATTGGCGCGCCCATCCCCCCGCCGCCAGCTTCGAGAACGGGCCGGCCGAGGCAGCCCAGGCGACGGCGGCGGCCATCGGCGCCGAATGCCGCGCCGTGGGCCTCGACGTGGTCTGTGCCCCGGTGCTCGACCTGCGCCTGCCCGGCATGCACCAGGTGATCGGCGACCGCGCCTTCTCGGCCGAGCCCGCCGAGGTGACGCGCCTCGCGGGCGCCTGGATCGCGGGGCTGCGCCAGGGCGGCACCCAGCCCGTCATCAAGCACATCCCCGGCCATGGCCGCGCCACGCTCGACAGCCATGAGGCGCTGCCGGTCGTGACCGCGAGCCGCGCCGAACTCGCCGCCGATTTCGCTCCCTTCCGGGCGCTCGGCGCGCCCGATCTCTGGGGCATGACGGCGCATATCCTGTACACCGCCCTGGACGAGGCGCGCTGCGCCACCCTCTCGCCCGGCGTGATCGCGGCGGTGATCCGCGGAGAGATCGGCTTCGAGGGCTTCCTCCTGTCGGACGACCTTGGCATGAAGGCGCTGGCCGGGACGTTGCCGGAGCTCACCCTGGCCGCGCTCGGCGCGGGCTGCGATGCGGTGCTGCATTGCTCGGGCCGCTTCGCCGAGACCGCCGCCGTGCTGGAGGCCTGCCCGCCGCTCACCGAGCGGGCCCTGGCCCGCCTCGCCGCCTCGCGCGGGCAAAGCCGGGCGGCCTAG
- a CDS encoding SPOR domain-containing protein has protein sequence MSDVMQPSWRVRPPERESSGWGIPPKFWMIGAGLAGSVLLAGGIIWGMSMMGPRGVPLIETDGRPFKVRPDTPGGAVVPHQQELIFERNGRQDRPTEARLGPGPETPRPEALRAQSQPVPAPAPASATPAAPAPAAAQPPARPAAAPAPAQQTARTAPASGGRFMVQFAATRSEEAARSEWERLQRRIPELAGRQPIITRLERDGQPTLWRVRTGGFADSAAARAFCEPIRAREIACIPAGG, from the coding sequence ATGAGCGATGTGATGCAGCCCTCCTGGCGGGTCCGCCCGCCGGAGAGGGAGTCGTCGGGATGGGGGATCCCGCCGAAATTCTGGATGATCGGCGCCGGCCTCGCGGGATCCGTCCTGCTGGCGGGTGGCATCATCTGGGGCATGTCCATGATGGGGCCGCGCGGCGTGCCCCTGATCGAGACCGATGGCCGGCCCTTCAAGGTCAGGCCCGACACGCCCGGCGGCGCCGTGGTGCCGCACCAGCAGGAACTCATCTTCGAGCGCAACGGACGCCAGGACCGGCCGACCGAGGCACGCCTCGGCCCAGGGCCCGAGACGCCGCGTCCCGAGGCGCTGCGCGCCCAGAGCCAGCCGGTGCCCGCGCCCGCGCCCGCCAGCGCCACCCCGGCCGCGCCGGCACCCGCCGCGGCCCAGCCGCCCGCGCGCCCGGCCGCGGCCCCCGCGCCCGCGCAGCAGACGGCCCGCACCGCGCCCGCCAGCGGTGGCCGCTTCATGGTCCAGTTCGCCGCGACCCGCAGCGAGGAAGCCGCCCGCAGCGAGTGGGAGCGGCTGCAGCGCCGCATTCCGGAACTCGCCGGCCGCCAGCCCATCATCACCCGGCTGGAACGCGACGGGCAGCCAACACTCTGGCGCGTCCGCACCGGCGGCTTCGCCGATTCCGCCGCGGCCCGCGCCTTCTGCGAGCCGATCCGCGCCCGGGAGATCGCCTGCATCCCGGCGGGCGGCTGA
- the argS gene encoding arginine--tRNA ligase, which yields MSHDIFAHLRDRTITALSTLLPELPAEAFARVTMEPPREASHGDMATNAALVVGKVAKLAPPKLAADLAAALRELPEVEEATPAGPGFVNLRLREDYLRGQVAVILREGEEFGQGAEKPGTVNVEYVSANPTGPMHVGHCRGAVVGDALAALLAKAGHQVTREYYINDAGAQVQALAWAAYWRYLEALPVAAHGLWAEGAEPEARKAAVEAAYGTTLQYGGEYLIPVGQALAAEHGAALVPPDAGTLALVRNFTVAAMMAEIREDLAALGVRHDIFISEAELVRDGLLEKAEVLLDSQGLIYQGTLPPPKGKPPEDWEEREQTLFRSEQFGDDTDRPLRKSDGTGTYFANDIANHLHKIERGFGALVHVWGADHGGYVKRMQAAVAALSGKRVSLDVVLTQIVHVVKDGQPVRMSKRAGSYITLRDLIDEVGRDAVRFTMLTRKSDAQMEFDLDLVVQQSRDNPVFYVQYAHARCRSVLRGAGDPAPEALALAPLDSLTDPAELGLIRRLAAWPRVVDAAAAAREPHRVAFFLNDLASDFHLLWNKGKDDTTLRFIQADQPAATQARLALVAATAAVVRSGLRVMGVTPVEEMR from the coding sequence ATGAGCCACGACATCTTCGCCCATTTGCGGGACCGCACGATCACGGCCCTCAGCACCCTTCTCCCCGAATTGCCGGCGGAGGCCTTCGCCCGCGTCACCATGGAGCCCCCGCGCGAGGCGAGCCATGGCGACATGGCGACCAACGCCGCCCTGGTGGTGGGCAAGGTCGCGAAGCTGGCGCCGCCCAAGCTGGCGGCCGACCTGGCGGCGGCGCTGCGGGAGCTGCCCGAGGTGGAGGAGGCCACGCCGGCTGGCCCCGGCTTCGTCAACCTGCGCCTGCGCGAGGATTACCTGCGCGGCCAGGTGGCGGTGATCCTGCGCGAGGGCGAGGAATTCGGGCAGGGCGCGGAGAAGCCCGGCACGGTGAATGTGGAATATGTCTCGGCCAATCCGACGGGGCCGATGCATGTAGGCCATTGCCGCGGCGCCGTGGTGGGCGATGCGCTGGCCGCGCTGCTGGCCAAGGCCGGGCATCAGGTGACGCGCGAATACTACATCAATGATGCCGGCGCGCAGGTGCAGGCTTTGGCCTGGGCGGCCTATTGGCGCTACCTGGAGGCGCTGCCCGTCGCGGCGCATGGCCTCTGGGCCGAGGGCGCCGAGCCCGAGGCGCGCAAGGCGGCGGTGGAGGCCGCCTACGGCACCACCCTGCAATATGGCGGCGAGTACCTGATCCCCGTCGGCCAGGCGCTGGCGGCCGAGCATGGCGCGGCGCTGGTTCCGCCCGATGCCGGAACGCTCGCCCTGGTGCGGAACTTCACCGTCGCCGCGATGATGGCCGAGATCCGCGAGGACCTCGCCGCCCTCGGCGTGCGGCATGACATCTTCATCAGCGAGGCCGAGCTGGTCCGCGACGGGCTGCTGGAGAAGGCGGAGGTGCTGCTGGACAGCCAGGGCCTGATCTACCAGGGCACCCTCCCGCCGCCCAAGGGCAAGCCGCCCGAGGATTGGGAGGAGCGCGAGCAGACGCTGTTCCGCTCCGAGCAGTTCGGCGACGACACGGACCGCCCGCTGCGCAAGTCGGACGGCACGGGCACCTATTTCGCCAATGACATCGCCAACCACCTGCACAAGATCGAGCGCGGCTTCGGCGCGTTGGTGCATGTCTGGGGCGCCGACCATGGCGGCTATGTGAAGCGCATGCAGGCGGCGGTGGCCGCACTCAGCGGCAAGCGCGTGAGCCTGGATGTGGTGCTGACGCAGATCGTGCATGTGGTGAAGGACGGCCAGCCGGTCCGCATGTCCAAGCGCGCGGGCAGCTACATCACCCTGCGGGACCTGATCGACGAGGTGGGGCGCGACGCCGTGCGCTTCACCATGCTGACCCGCAAATCGGACGCGCAGATGGAGTTCGACCTGGACCTCGTCGTCCAGCAATCGCGTGATAATCCCGTGTTCTACGTGCAATACGCCCATGCCCGCTGCCGCTCGGTGCTGCGCGGCGCGGGGGACCCTGCGCCGGAAGCCCTGGCCCTGGCCCCGCTCGACAGCCTGACCGATCCGGCCGAGCTCGGCCTGATTCGGCGCCTTGCCGCCTGGCCGCGCGTGGTGGACGCCGCGGCGGCCGCACGGGAACCGCATCGCGTGGCGTTCTTTTTGAATGACTTGGCGAGCGACTTTCATCTACTCTGGAACAAGGGCAAGGACGACACCACCTTGCGCTTCATCCAGGCGGATCAGCCGGCGGCGACGCAGGCGCGACTCGCCTTGGTGGCCGCGACAGCGGCTGTGGTCAGGTCCGGATTGCGCGTGATGGGGGTCACGCCGGTCGAGGAGATGAGATGA
- a CDS encoding calcium-binding protein yields MAIYFGTVAADSFMGGSAPDAIDGAPSADPSLDTGADTLRGGLGNDTIYGRAGADLLSGGGGWDELSGGDGNDVLLDNANGGSLSGGAGDDIITAVNIGTLIYDYLYIHGDDGDDRITVTGSGIGGGGPAYLWGDNGNDTISGSAAGDGVYGGTGNDRLAGNEGNDSIFGDVGHDTLDGGAGADELSGGAGNDIYVVDNAGDSVVEAAGEGTDTVITTLAAYTLGANVERLTATGGGDFSGTGNGLANILRGGGGDDSLFGGDGDDRLHGGLGADSLVGGRDDDTYYVDHLDDVVVEAAGEGADTVVTTLAAYTLGAHVERLTFAGSGDFTGTGNGLANFLTGGDGDDSLFGGGGNDNLRGGAGADELTGGQGHDIFRFNRSQAQGDLVVDFAGNGAAQGDRLLFSGYGTVAEGASFTALSATTWRVTSADGLTQEVITFANAANIHASDWSFV; encoded by the coding sequence ATGGCGATCTACTTCGGCACGGTGGCCGCCGACAGCTTCATGGGCGGCAGTGCGCCGGATGCCATCGACGGCGCCCCCAGCGCCGACCCGTCGCTCGACACCGGCGCCGATACGCTGCGGGGCGGCCTGGGGAACGACACCATCTACGGGCGCGCCGGGGCGGACCTGCTGAGCGGCGGCGGCGGCTGGGACGAGCTGAGTGGCGGCGATGGCAATGACGTGCTGCTCGACAACGCGAATGGCGGCTCCCTCTCGGGCGGGGCGGGGGACGACATCATCACGGCCGTGAACATCGGCACCCTGATCTATGACTACCTCTACATCCACGGCGACGACGGGGACGACCGCATCACCGTGACGGGCAGCGGGATCGGCGGCGGCGGGCCCGCCTATCTGTGGGGCGACAACGGCAACGACACGATCAGCGGGTCCGCGGCCGGCGATGGCGTCTATGGCGGCACCGGCAACGACCGGTTGGCCGGCAATGAGGGAAATGACAGCATCTTCGGCGATGTCGGGCACGACACGCTGGACGGGGGCGCGGGCGCTGACGAGCTCTCCGGCGGCGCCGGCAACGACATCTATGTCGTGGACAACGCGGGCGACAGCGTCGTCGAGGCCGCGGGCGAGGGAACCGACACCGTCATCACCACCCTCGCCGCCTACACGCTCGGCGCGAATGTGGAACGGCTCACCGCCACCGGGGGCGGCGACTTCAGCGGCACCGGCAATGGGCTGGCCAATATCCTCCGTGGCGGCGGCGGGGATGACAGCCTCTTCGGCGGCGATGGCGATGACAGGCTGCATGGCGGGCTCGGCGCGGACAGCCTGGTCGGCGGTCGCGACGACGACACCTACTACGTGGACCACCTGGATGACGTGGTGGTCGAGGCCGCGGGCGAAGGCGCCGACACGGTGGTGACCACCCTCGCCGCCTACACGCTCGGCGCGCATGTGGAGCGGCTCACCTTCGCCGGGAGCGGCGACTTCACCGGCACGGGCAATGGGCTGGCCAACTTCCTCACGGGCGGTGACGGGGATGACAGCCTCTTTGGCGGGGGTGGCAATGACAATCTGCGCGGCGGTGCCGGGGCGGATGAGCTGACCGGCGGCCAGGGCCATGACATCTTCCGCTTCAATCGAAGCCAGGCGCAGGGCGATCTCGTGGTGGATTTCGCGGGCAACGGCGCCGCGCAGGGGGACCGGCTGTTGTTCTCGGGCTATGGAACCGTGGCCGAGGGGGCGAGCTTCACGGCGCTGTCCGCGACCACCTGGCGGGTGACCTCGGCCGATGGGTTGACGCAGGAGGTCATCACCTTCGCCAACGCGGCCAATATCCACGCTTCCGACTGGAGTTTTGTCTGA
- a CDS encoding DUF2934 domain-containing protein, with protein MTLHDDSLNRVRTERLAYQLWQEAGCPEGQAERYWREAEGLIAAAPPEPGLPARAPSPAMAAAASPQPEAAPAETGWGAAAARYFAAWWAYPSKPAER; from the coding sequence TTGACGTTGCATGATGACAGCCTGAACCGGGTGAGGACGGAGCGCCTCGCCTATCAACTCTGGCAGGAAGCCGGCTGCCCCGAAGGCCAGGCGGAGCGGTACTGGCGCGAGGCCGAGGGGTTGATCGCCGCCGCGCCGCCCGAGCCGGGCCTGCCCGCGCGCGCTCCATCGCCCGCCATGGCCGCGGCCGCTTCGCCGCAGCCCGAGGCCGCGCCGGCCGAGACGGGCTGGGGCGCCGCGGCGGCGCGGTATTTCGCCGCCTGGTGGGCCTATCCCTCCAAGCCCGCGGAGCGATGA
- a CDS encoding NAD(P)H-dependent flavin oxidoreductase, translated as MKTRVTEMLGIAYPIVQGGLARVAKAELCAAVSEAGGLGQIATSGLDLSRNAGADALREEINRCRALTQKPFGVNFPLGRMDITAMLEVALEERVPVIALTAGNPAPWIKRINGAAKTLVLIAGPELAKKAEAAGADMVATVGYEGGGHLGRSDETTFIMVPRVVRAVSIPVLASGGIATGQGLLAALSLGAEGVEMGTRFVATQEAQAHANYKNAILAAEPSGTMIIKRSLGQPGRALVSAYAQNLLARENAGATPEELIPMIAGTVNAIATDEGRMEEGFAWAGQCVGLIEELLPAGEVVRRMVADAQAGMGRLRGVFGGG; from the coding sequence ATGAAGACCCGCGTCACCGAGATGCTCGGCATCGCCTATCCCATCGTGCAGGGCGGTCTCGCGCGCGTCGCCAAGGCGGAGCTTTGCGCCGCCGTCTCGGAAGCGGGCGGCCTCGGCCAGATCGCGACCTCGGGCCTCGATCTCTCGCGCAATGCGGGGGCCGATGCGCTGCGGGAGGAAATCAACCGCTGCCGCGCGCTCACGCAAAAGCCCTTCGGCGTGAACTTCCCGCTGGGACGCATGGACATCACCGCCATGCTGGAAGTCGCGCTGGAGGAGCGCGTGCCCGTCATCGCGCTCACCGCCGGCAATCCCGCGCCCTGGATCAAGCGCATCAACGGCGCGGCCAAAACCCTCGTCCTCATCGCCGGGCCCGAGCTTGCGAAGAAGGCCGAGGCCGCGGGCGCGGACATGGTGGCGACCGTGGGCTACGAGGGCGGCGGGCATCTCGGCCGCTCGGACGAGACCACCTTCATCATGGTGCCGCGCGTGGTGCGCGCCGTCTCCATCCCCGTCCTCGCCTCGGGCGGGATCGCGACGGGGCAGGGGCTGCTCGCCGCGCTCTCGCTGGGCGCTGAGGGGGTCGAGATGGGCACGCGCTTCGTCGCGACGCAGGAGGCGCAGGCCCATGCCAATTACAAGAACGCGATCCTCGCCGCCGAGCCCTCGGGCACCATGATCATCAAGCGCAGCCTGGGGCAGCCGGGCCGCGCGCTGGTCAGCGCCTATGCGCAGAACCTCCTCGCCCGCGAAAATGCCGGCGCCACGCCCGAGGAACTCATCCCGATGATCGCGGGCACGGTGAACGCCATCGCCACCGATGAAGGCCGGATGGAGGAGGGCTTCGCCTGGGCCGGGCAATGCGTGGGGCTGATCGAGGAACTCCTCCCGGCCGGCGAGGTGGTGCGCCGCATGGTGGCCGACGCCCAGGCCGGCATGGGCCGGTTGCGCGGGGTCTTCGGCGGCGGCTGA
- a CDS encoding Bug family tripartite tricarboxylate transporter substrate binding protein has product MKRRTLFAGLALPALAQAQQAPPAGQMRIVSPYTPGGASDTLSRFAAQALTEAMGVNVVVENRPGAGGNLGAEFVARAPNDGSTWLTIAAAHAANVTLYRRLPFDVVRDFVPVCVIGLVPNVLAVHPSVPARTFPEFIAWARAQPQGVTYGSAGIGTLPHLAMELVRHRAGFQAVHVPFRGSAPAITELLSGRIQATFENLPPSAGQIRAGGIRAIAMSTANRLPDWPDVPTVAETWPGFEAVAWQALMAPAGTPMPLVQRVAQVVLAATEAQATRLRGMGIEPGGIGPDRFPAFLQAEISKWAEAVRLSGATAE; this is encoded by the coding sequence ATGAAGCGCCGCACGCTGTTCGCGGGCCTGGCGCTGCCGGCGCTGGCCCAGGCCCAACAGGCCCCTCCGGCTGGGCAGATGCGCATCGTCAGCCCCTATACGCCCGGCGGCGCCTCCGACACGCTGTCGCGCTTCGCAGCGCAGGCGCTGACCGAGGCGATGGGCGTGAATGTCGTCGTCGAGAACCGGCCCGGCGCGGGCGGCAACCTGGGCGCGGAATTCGTGGCGCGCGCACCGAATGACGGCAGCACCTGGCTCACCATCGCCGCCGCGCACGCGGCCAACGTGACGCTCTACCGCCGCCTACCCTTCGACGTGGTGCGGGACTTCGTGCCCGTCTGCGTCATCGGCCTCGTGCCCAATGTGCTCGCCGTCCACCCTTCCGTGCCGGCCCGGACCTTCCCGGAATTCATCGCCTGGGCGCGGGCGCAGCCGCAGGGCGTCACCTATGGCAGCGCGGGCATCGGAACGCTGCCGCACCTCGCCATGGAACTCGTGCGCCACCGCGCGGGCTTTCAGGCGGTGCACGTGCCCTTCCGCGGCTCGGCGCCCGCCATCACCGAACTCCTCTCCGGCCGCATCCAGGCGACCTTCGAGAACCTGCCGCCGAGTGCGGGCCAGATCCGCGCCGGCGGCATCCGCGCGATCGCCATGTCCACGGCCAACCGCCTGCCCGACTGGCCCGATGTGCCGACCGTGGCGGAGACCTGGCCGGGCTTCGAGGCGGTGGCCTGGCAGGCGCTGATGGCACCGGCCGGCACGCCCATGCCGCTCGTGCAGCGCGTCGCGCAGGTCGTCCTCGCGGCGACCGAGGCGCAGGCCACGCGGCTGCGCGGCATGGGGATCGAGCCCGGCGGCATCGGGCCCGACCGCTTTCCCGCCTTCCTGCAGGCCGAGATCAGCAAATGGGCGGAAGCCGTCCGCCTCTCCGGAGCCACCGCCGAATGA
- a CDS encoding acyl-CoA dehydrogenase family protein, producing the protein MNDALPVAETATPAEFTSYLDGIARLVREKLIPAEPRLEGQETLPEDLTELLRAAGLFGISIPTRWGGLGLTMEQQVRVMFEVTRASSVFRARFSTTIGLGSQPILYNGTDAQRAEWLPRMASGEVTAAFCLTEPEAGSDAGGVRTMAVRDGDHYVLNGSKRYITNARQAQVLIVMARTEAGTRDAAGISAFIVPARTPGVSFGPADRKMGQDGSATSEVFFNDARVPAENLIGGREGGGFKTAMRGINHARLHVAVTCVGQAQRLIEEALFHAMNRRQFGQPLAEFQLVQAKLADMRAETQAARSMILETARAFDAAGEAQGPIIADIACCKLFASEMVGRVADHAVQIHGGAGWMRGTVVEQFYRDVRLFRIFEGASDVQRMLIAKDMIKGARA; encoded by the coding sequence ATGAACGATGCCCTGCCCGTGGCCGAAACGGCCACGCCTGCCGAATTCACATCCTATCTCGACGGCATCGCGCGCCTGGTGCGCGAGAAGCTGATCCCGGCCGAGCCGCGCCTGGAGGGGCAGGAGACGCTGCCCGAGGATCTGACGGAATTGCTGCGTGCGGCGGGTCTCTTCGGCATTTCCATCCCGACGCGCTGGGGCGGCCTGGGGCTGACCATGGAGCAGCAGGTGCGCGTGATGTTCGAGGTGACGCGCGCCTCCAGCGTCTTCCGCGCGCGGTTCTCCACCACCATCGGCCTTGGCTCGCAGCCCATCCTCTACAACGGGACCGATGCCCAGCGCGCCGAATGGCTGCCGCGCATGGCGAGCGGCGAGGTGACGGCCGCCTTCTGCCTCACCGAGCCCGAGGCGGGCAGCGATGCCGGCGGCGTGCGGACCATGGCGGTGCGCGACGGCGACCACTACGTGCTGAACGGCAGCAAGCGCTACATCACCAATGCGCGCCAGGCGCAGGTGCTGATCGTCATGGCGCGCACCGAGGCCGGCACGCGCGATGCGGCCGGCATCTCCGCCTTCATCGTTCCCGCGCGCACGCCCGGCGTCAGCTTCGGCCCGGCCGACCGCAAGATGGGGCAGGATGGCAGCGCCACCAGCGAGGTCTTCTTCAACGACGCCCGCGTGCCGGCGGAAAACCTGATCGGCGGGCGCGAGGGGGGCGGCTTCAAGACCGCCATGCGCGGCATCAACCATGCGCGGCTGCACGTCGCCGTCACCTGCGTCGGTCAGGCGCAGCGGCTGATCGAGGAGGCGCTGTTCCACGCCATGAACCGCCGGCAATTCGGCCAGCCGCTCGCGGAATTCCAGCTGGTGCAGGCCAAGCTCGCCGACATGCGGGCCGAGACCCAGGCGGCCCGCAGCATGATCCTGGAAACCGCCCGCGCCTTCGATGCGGCGGGCGAGGCACAGGGCCCGATCATCGCCGACATCGCCTGCTGCAAATTGTTCGCGAGCGAGATGGTGGGCCGCGTGGCCGACCATGCGGTGCAGATCCATGGCGGCGCGGGCTGGATGCGCGGCACGGTGGTGGAGCAGTTCTATCGCGACGTGCGGCTCTTTCGCATCTTCGAGGGTGCGTCGGACGTGCAGCGCATGCTGATCGCCAAGGACATGATCAAGGGAGCAAGGGCATGA
- a CDS encoding ATP-binding protein, which translates to MDTPPFQLRLPASLDSVSTLLDALESYAETAELSPGIAARLNLVAEEIAANVAMHATGASFFELRVTPAAGALALSIEDDGPEYDPLARAVPDTTAALEEREVGGLGVHLVREMTRDARYERAGGLNRLSCALPLG; encoded by the coding sequence TTGGACACGCCGCCTTTTCAATTGCGCCTGCCGGCGAGCCTGGACAGCGTCAGCACCCTGCTCGACGCGCTCGAATCCTATGCGGAGACGGCCGAGCTCTCGCCCGGCATCGCCGCCCGCCTCAACCTCGTGGCGGAGGAGATCGCGGCCAATGTCGCCATGCATGCGACGGGCGCGAGCTTTTTCGAGCTTCGCGTGACGCCCGCCGCCGGCGCACTGGCCCTCTCCATCGAGGATGACGGCCCGGAATACGACCCGCTGGCCCGCGCCGTGCCCGACACGACGGCCGCGCTCGAGGAGCGCGAGGTGGGCGGCCTCGGCGTGCATCTGGTGCGGGAGATGACGCGGGATGCACGCTATGAACGCGCGGGGGGGCTGAACCGCCTTTCCTGCGCCCTGCCGCTCGGCTGA
- a CDS encoding STAS domain-containing protein, with the protein MEITETQEGGKAVAILDGRLDTATAGLTETRLLAMLEKGSVIADLSEVRYVSSAGLRVLLKAAKQAKATGASFAVVGLQAPVREVFEISGFDKIIPAFATRAEAAQG; encoded by the coding sequence ATGGAAATCACTGAAACCCAGGAAGGCGGGAAGGCCGTGGCCATCCTCGACGGCCGGCTGGACACCGCGACCGCCGGTCTGACCGAGACGCGCCTGCTCGCCATGCTGGAGAAGGGCAGCGTGATCGCCGACCTGTCCGAGGTGCGCTACGTCTCCTCCGCCGGGCTGCGCGTGCTGCTGAAGGCCGCCAAGCAGGCCAAGGCGACGGGGGCGAGCTTCGCCGTGGTGGGCCTGCAGGCCCCGGTGCGCGAGGTCTTCGAGATCAGCGGCTTCGACAAGATCATCCCCGCCTTCGCGACGCGCGCCGAAGCCGCGCAGGGCTGA
- a CDS encoding CheR family methyltransferase, which yields MARGTAAATTGTGHEAAVLAALGALAGLAPSPVLTARLRRAADLVAACDPHRAHHEDPAWAALLDAVTVQETRLYRHPPQAGLVGGLLPGSLARARAEGRPLRMLSAGCATGEEAFTLAAQASHAMADAPGTGLEILGLDLCRPALESAAAGVIASGLGDPLALVPEPLLPWLAGPDGAPRLHPALRRSLDFRRANLLDGFGHAPAFDVIFCRNVLIYLTDPARAQVTGALAAALRPGGVLALGPTDRAPAGLQPQGESVWIKPA from the coding sequence ATGGCGCGCGGCACCGCCGCCGCCACAACCGGAACCGGCCACGAGGCGGCCGTGCTGGCGGCGCTCGGGGCGCTGGCGGGCCTGGCCCCCTCCCCCGTGCTGACGGCGCGACTGCGGCGCGCCGCCGATCTCGTCGCCGCCTGCGACCCCCATCGCGCCCATCACGAGGACCCCGCCTGGGCCGCGCTGCTCGATGCGGTGACGGTGCAGGAGACGCGCCTCTACCGCCACCCGCCCCAGGCCGGGCTGGTGGGCGGGCTGCTGCCCGGAAGCCTGGCCCGCGCCCGGGCCGAGGGGCGGCCGCTTCGGATGCTCTCGGCCGGCTGCGCGACGGGCGAGGAGGCCTTCACCCTCGCCGCCCAGGCGAGCCACGCCATGGCCGATGCGCCCGGCACGGGGCTGGAGATCCTCGGGCTCGACCTCTGCCGGCCAGCGCTGGAAAGCGCCGCGGCCGGCGTCATCGCATCCGGCCTGGGCGACCCGCTCGCCCTCGTGCCCGAGCCGCTGCTCCCCTGGCTCGCCGGGCCGGACGGCGCGCCCCGGCTGCATCCCGCGCTGCGCCGCAGCCTCGATTTCCGCCGCGCCAACCTGCTGGACGGCTTCGGCCACGCCCCGGCCTTCGACGTGATCTTCTGCCGCAACGTGCTGATCTACCTGACCGATCCGGCACGCGCCCAGGTCACCGGCGCGCTGGCGGCCGCGCTCCGGCCCGGCGGCGTGCTGGCGCTGGGCCCGACCGACCGCGCGCCGGCCGGCCTGCAGCCGCAGGGCGAATCGGTCTGGATCAAGCCGGCATGA